A section of the Telopea speciosissima isolate NSW1024214 ecotype Mountain lineage chromosome 3, Tspe_v1, whole genome shotgun sequence genome encodes:
- the LOC122655209 gene encoding secreted RxLR effector protein 161-like: MLGCRPADTPVEANVCLSSQTGEPVDKGQYQRLVGKLIYLSHTRPDITFAVTMVSQFMHDPYSSHWEAVIRILRYLKAAPGKGVLFSPHSHLRIEAFIDSQLASSPDDRCSTSGYCTLVGGNLVTWRSKKQTVVARSSAEAEFRAMSHGICELMWIKGLLQDLAIDVPLPMMLYCDNKYSKEIQDVYEMLLLDAIEG; encoded by the coding sequence ATGTTGGGATGTAGACCAGCTGATACACCAGTTGAAGCAAATGTTTGTTTATCTAGTCAAACAGGTGAACCTGTGGACAAAGGACAATACCAACGTCTGGTGGGAAAATTGATCTATTTATCCCACACACGACCTGATATCACCTTTGCTGTTACCatggtcagccagtttatgcatgacccatACTCCTCTCATTGGGAAGCCGTTATTCGGATACTCCGATACTTGAAGGCAGCTCCAGGTAAAGGAGTCCTTTTCTCGCCTCATTCTCATCTTCGAATTGAGGCCTTTATCGATTCACAATTGGCCAGTTCTCCTGACGACAGATGCTCTACATCTGGTTATTGTACATTGGTTGGAGGTAACTTGGTcacatggcgcagcaagaagcagaCTGTGGTTGCCCGATCAagtgctgaagccgaatttCGTGCCATGTCTCATGGCATCTGCGAGCTGATGTGGATTAAAGGCCTATTACAGGATTTGGCTATCGATGTACCTTTGCctatgatgttatattgtgacaacaa